A section of the Amblyomma americanum isolate KBUSLIRL-KWMA chromosome 2, ASM5285725v1, whole genome shotgun sequence genome encodes:
- the LOC144118442 gene encoding mite group 2 allergen-like Ixo r 2: MIRTLALFLAFSLARGQVGNYKYEDCGSAAKILSINVEPCDSDPCVFRRGQDTKIHFSVIADQDSERLRLEPTMQLFGLTVPVPGIERDLCKGVYPCPIVKGRQYRGTMTVRVPIYAPPLEVKVQMKMIGDKGVSICTRASMLMQ, encoded by the exons ATGATTCGGACCTTGGCATTGTTCCTCGCATTCAGCCTTGCCCGTGGCCAGGTGGGCAACTACAAGTACGAGGACTGCG GTAGCGCGGCAAAGATTTTGTCTATTAATGTGGAACCTTGCGACAGCGACCCCTGCGTCTTCAGACGAGGACAAGATACGAAGATCCACTTTTCCGTGATTGCTG ACCAGGACAGCGAACGGTTGCGGCTGGAGCCCACAATGCAGCTGTTTGGCCTGACGGTGCCTGTGCCGGGTATCGAACGAGACCTGTGCAAGGGGGTCTACCCTTGTCCCATCGTCAAGGGTCGCCAGTACCGGGGCACCATGACGGTGCGCGTGCCCATCTACGCACCGCCG TTAGAGGTCAAGGTACAAATGAAGATGATCGGCGACAAGGGAGTCAGCATTTGCACAAGGGCCTCCATGCTGATGCAGTGA